The sequence below is a genomic window from Saccopteryx leptura isolate mSacLep1 chromosome 3, mSacLep1_pri_phased_curated, whole genome shotgun sequence.
TTCTGAGGATACATGCTTTTCTTCCTCATCAAATTTTCCCTTTACACTAGATcaagattttcaaccagtgtgtacAATCAGACTGTAGTAAACTGAAAAATAGTTTAATAAGACAATTGTGAACTGGTTCATTTATGCCAAAGCAAATTGAGTACTACGTTTTGCTAGATCTCATCTAGTGCTTTAATTCTAGGCGACTTTAATAATAACGGCTAATATTTATAGAGTGCATATTCTACACTAGACACTGTGCTAAACACTTCACATGCACTATTCTATTTAATCCTTACTACTATCATAAGAAAGAGGTACTATTATAATTTatcttacagataagaaaactagaGCTAAAAGAAAGTAACTTGTCTGAGGCTACACAGTAAATTGCACAGTAGGATTCAAAACTGACTTCAGAGTTCACATAATTAAAGTGTTACATATTTACTTTGTAATCTAAACACTAAAAGACATGAAAATTTAACTGTGTctttataatatttacatatttaatagcaataaatacaaaagaaaattaaattgttaCAAAAcccataataatttttatttcaatatgcAACATAATTCACATTATTATATACCTTTAACCAGAAAGTTTTAGCATACAAACAACTTGGAAAGAATTCTAATTTGGTCCAAAACTTTTATAGCTAAGGTTTCTGGGTAAAAGATAGTAACCactttctcaaaatttttaaataaattagtaattTGCAATGGGACATTATCATTTTAAAGTATGACATTACATTACATTGAGAAATATGAACAATAATCATCTACTACATCCCAGGCATTGTGCATATCTTTACATTTAAGAAATGGATATTAAACAATCTTggagtaaaaatagaaaagaaaaattccttcAAGTCAATCTAACCTAAATTCGGAGAATCTTGTATTAAGATGAGAGGCATTTATACTGGTATTTTCTTCTAACAAAAAGGCAGAGTGCCACCAGCTTGACATTATAAAAAGTGTTTTGGGCAATGATTCTCAAAATTGGCTGAATAGTAGAATCACGTAGAAAGTTTCAAAAATACTGATGCTTATtataccagcaattttcaactgatgtggtgtgcctcaagaatttttaaaacatgcaatacttgactatttaggtagaggcactgacctctcttttttttttttttttaattttatttttctgaagctggaaacggggagagacagtcagacagactcccacatgcgcccgaccgggatccacccggcacgcccaccagggggcgacgctctgcccctccagggcatcgctctgttgcgaccagagccactctagcgcctagggcagaggccaaggagccatccccagcgcccgggccatccttgctccaatggagcctcgctgcgggaggggaagagagagacagagaggaaggagaaggggtggggtggagaagcagatgggcactcctcctgtgtgccctggccgggaatcgaacctgggacccctgcacgccaggccgacgctctaccactgagccaactgacctctcttcccttaaATTATCAagtaagaaatgacaacagccaacacaacaatagctgtctggtgtgaatgaagcaaaattatatctattcttgtcaggttggcaaaaaatgtattttttggtgtgctgcagaattttaataattagtttatgtgggTTATGAGatgtaaaaggttgaaaattgctgctataTACCATCCCTCAAAatttggatttaattgatataaaGGAGAGCCTTAGCatgtagtattttaaaactctgcatGTTATTTTAATATGCACGTTTGAAAAATACTAGCTTAGAGAACTGTTCCATAATCAAAGAGGTCAGTCTTCAGCTGAGGGCATCCTCATGAAATGATATGGAGTGGAAGGTGTACTGTTATTTTTAAGTatctattagaaaataaatactttaaggAAACAGCTTTTGTGTTATTCATCATTATCTCTCCATACCTGGAATAATGAAAGGCTCATAGTAGCTGCTAAATAAATAGCTTTTAAATGAATACATGACTGCCTTATAACttagatatttattgaaaaaaatgaatgacagaAGCAGTTAAGATAAATCTTTAAGGCAAACCAAagtcttatatatacatattttaaaaacacatacatatataaataggtcaaaagtagaaacaatatataaaagaGTGCAATATTTAGCAGTTGAGAATTCACTGAGTATTCAAATATTTTCCACATTCTTACACTTAGAAACAAAAGTAACAATAACTAATTCTTTCAGCTACTATCTATAAGCACACatgctgattattttttaaaacagaattacaGCTTAAATTTGCTGAACTCATGTCAGTTTTCAAAATTCAGGTAAATACAATTTCAGCACACACCATGACAGCTTTTCCAGATGGCTGTATAAAAAGGAAAAGCTTGTTTCTGGATAAATATCTGGTATCACTTACTGTTATTTTCTCAGTTGGGGTCCACTAGTTTCTTAGCAGTTTCacatttataaaaactattttgcCACCTCCTtatgagttttatttaaaaaaataataaatagacttCCTTTTTAGTAGCTGGATTCTTAGATATGGCTTCATTTACTAAAATTCCACaagtattatataatttattattaagttAGTATCTTATACTACGAAACTTTGGTTTTCTTAAAATTAGCATTGGTTGCTTGATTGTAGGTTTGTCACCAAAAAGTGCTGCTTCACTCTCCATGGTTGGAAATCTTCTCTGATATATCAGTGGATATTCCTTCTGAAACTTAAAAATGTGGTGAGGACTTAGAGGGTATTCAACATTATTATCCTAGCTGAAAACACTgtacagtattttaaaagaatttagtgCCTTTCTCAAAGAGGCATTACAGAGATGAGTATCCTTTCATTTTAGTcctctgctttctcatacataaaAGGTACACTTAGATCTCAGTTAGCATTACGTTTCTAGGATCCTCTTCTTCAAAATCTCCCCCGACATTTCAGACTTACTTTCTTCCCACTGGTAAAGCCTATTGAAAGTCACAGGGATCTAGTATATTTCATATTCTTTGAGTGTCTCAGACCTGAAATTGGACCTACCAGAGTCATGTGGCTACTGGTTTTTGATGCAGATATTAAAATTCTAAGTGATAATAATTAGTCACCAAAAGTTATGTAATGGAATTCAGATTTTGTATTGTTCTTACAAGCCTATCTAAACTATATACAATCATACAGAACACAAGGAAAGGACTAtacctgttattattattattaaaatttaaaggtaAAGAGTAAAACCAGGCAGGTAGTCATATATAGCTTGcatatccaatatttaaaatcttaaatttaaaatgagaaattaaattccaagtgttataaaataataatcagaaGCAACATGTTAGAAATTATTTACACAATCAAGAACTTGCTCATTCTTTTACCTgttttagttttttccttttctcttttagagGCAAActcttgtttttaataatattctcTAAAAGTTCTGCAATTGCATCTTGAGAGGTAGAAACTTTTTGTTCATCAAACTCCTGAGCACTAATCCGCTTACAGTATGAATATGTTGGCAAAGGAGCAATCAGTCCATCTCCAGGATTTTTTATCTGTAGTGAACAAAATGATACAGTCCAAGTCTATTAATTCTGGTCATGTTCCTGTTTGGTAAAGTGTTTTTTTGATGGGTTTTAGAACCTACTATTTTGCTACCAAACATTAAACACTTTAAGAAGGATCTCAATTCCAGCTCCACAATCTAGTAGCTTTGAATCAGttaagttatttaacttttcttgGTCTGTAAAATGTCCCAAGGTTACATGAAATGATGTATATGAAATGTTTAGCACTCAAGAAGTATTAAATAAAAGTAGCTAATATCGTTGTTACTATTAATcatggattttattattttaactacaAAATAGTAACAATTGAAGTGGTACTTTAATGCATTTTGAAATACGAATGGTCTGACATAGGAACAGCTAAAAgtattcttctattatttttgaGGTGCAGGGTCATGGGCTGAGCTCATAACATCTATTGGTAAGAGAAAGTAATTATAGGCGATAGTTATAATTATAAGCCAGGGCAATATTAGAATAGTATGTATGGAAGAAACATGAATATATGTGCTGGGCagccatatatatgtgtttttggTTGCTCAGTATTCCTTCTCTTTGTACTCCCTATGCTGGTCTTTTTTTTGAAGAATAAGGTCCTCTCTCCAACCCACTCACCTGCAACCGGCCACAGGATGTGCATTTAACCTAGATTGGGTCAGAATCCATACTAAGAACTTTTCAAATTGGAGGTGGAGAGATGGCTCTTTTCCTTTGGATTGCAAACATTAAATCTATAACTCAAGAGCTTTAATCAGCCAGATTCCCATCATGTGAAGGGCCACTTGTCAAATATAGGATCAAAATGGAAATGAGATGGATTATTGATTTTTGAGTCTCCAGATTCTGTctatatttctgatttttagaagttatttatGTGAGCTGATAAAGTATTCCTTTCTGACTAGGCTAGTTCCAGATGAGTTTGCCACTTGAAGCTGACTAATACAGAGAATTTTAAGACTTATAATACATACATGGCCCTTTTTTAAGTAGTCAAGATGTTTCTCTACTTCAGTCTGTAAGTAAGAGGGCACTTGAAGAATTTCCTGATGATGATCCATTAAGAAAGAGACTAATCTTGCAGCAAGAAGCTCATCAAGATCCATTTCTTCGGCACAGCATAGCACACACCGAGAAAAAGTATGTATCatctaaaaatgtattaaaagatgTGAATGTTAAAATGCAAGGTTTTATATAAATTGGAATATCAGTAATTTCTGGGTAGCAATATGTGGAAGTACTGAGAGAAAATGATAAGCAGACTTCAgccaaaaaatgagaaaaataatttattatatcagAAAGGTAAGAATgtctgttattctttttaaagtattcGTTAAGTATTTCCTTAATATAATTCCAAAGGATCATAAAAGGCTTAGcctttcctttaattttattatcatttcatCAGCAAATGCCATAGGTTCCACTAGTACTATATAGATATGTTGCTTAAAGACTACGAGAGAATAATGACTTATTACATTAATACCACAGAACCACAAATCAGGAGTATAATAGAACACATAAAGGTTAATGGTTACAAGGAGTCTTCAAATTCTgggataaattttcttttaaagctcATTTACTCTTATTCATATCCATATAACCCACTAACTATATAAGAAACACACTTGCACATACCTCATTCTCAAATAATCAGAATATCAGAATTCTCTTTTAAGTATTATTCATACAATATATGATTAGGATACTTAATTTAAATATCTTGGTTATTCCTGCATGTCAAAGAGGTTTTCCTATCTCCTTCCAAAGCTTATTCCTCAGCTTTTCATCCTTCTTTCTCAGCTATGTAGAGTTAATTTACACTCAGAGGTCCAACTTCTACTTCTCCAGAAAACCAGCTTCTGCCCTGATTTTTCTTCACTAGACTCATATTTTCAACATTCTGTTGGACTTTTACTTGCATGTTCTAAAACTTCAAACTCAAAAAGTGTGAAAACCAGAATTATCTGCTTCCTACTCAtgtctctcaaaatattttcctCTAGAAACTTCCCTATGTTTTTAAAAGGTGCTACAATTACTCAAaaagtaattctttttctttatgttagGTCTGTCATTGTTAAAGAACTGTCCTTAATGAATAGAAAAATAGAGATTAGCTCCTGTTTCCTTGCTACAAAAACCTCTTGTAAATTGAAGCTGCAGTGTGAGGAAGAGGTAGCTCTTAGAGACAGAGAAGACACTATATTCAACAGTTCTTTTCCAATCAATATCTGCACATAAACACCTTTGCCCTCATCCTCATATTGACCTAAGATTGCTTCACAGTAGTTTCTTCCAACTTCTTGTCCACAATGACGTTCCATCTTAATTCACATATTGTAATTCATCAAATACAATCTAGCACAATCTCTGAAACACTTTGACTTACTGTACATGTATTTCCATTAATTCTCTGCTTCACAGTTAGTGGCCTTAAGCTTTCAACAGTGCCTacatcttttcttcttccccacCAAACAAAGACACAAggcaatatatttataatatggcCTATGAAGTGATATAGTACTAGTGAAGAGGCAAAGTCCTTAGTCAAGATAAAGATCAAGATGTGAAAGTATAACAAACAGACTCAGCACAAAAGATTAATATACCGTattgccccatgtataagacgcatattagttttggggcctgaaatttgaaaaaaagaagaaaagtattacataaagttattgaactcgttttattcaccataaagtTCATATAAACTCTCATATCTGTCAAAaattccatccattagcttgtcttcatctgttttcaaaaaagggtgcatcttatacatggggaaatatggtaccaaTACTTTGTTTCTAGGAAGATTAGACTTTTAAGTGTTTATAACCCAGGATTTTAAGACCACAACATCAATCAAGTAGTACTTTTAGATGTTTTATGAAATCAACTTACCAATGATCTTGTACCCATTGCATCATGAAGTTGGGGCATATCAACGTTTTGACTCATTCGAGAAATCATTCGCATTAAAAGTTGAAGCTTTCTACGATTTGGTGGGGGAAGTAACAAACAACACAACTGGAGTGCATTGATGGCAGCCCTCTCTAAATGAGGCTGCAGCAAACCTAGAAGGcaaagtacccccccccccccccaaaaatcaGTGACATTGCTTTCATACTATTAGCATTTGGTTATATAAAGaaggcaaaataatattttagtatttgatttcttttaatgaTTCCTAgaaaatttcacatttctctaaAGCATGGTAAGATTCTCACCAATTCTTTCATAATTTATTTGAGTATTAATATCCCACACTTACTACAAATAAAGTCAGtcaaaataagtgaaaatgaaagaaaagaaagttaagtGCTTTAAGTGAGAGAATATATTTTGGTTATGCCACAAGTCTTTGACAATAAGAAACTTTCTTTTGCAGGGGGAGAAAAAGCAATTTCAGAGAAGAAAAGCCAGGTAAGCAAAAGTTAGTAAAGACTAAAAGTTAGTATTACATGCATTAAAAGCATCAACCTTACTTTGTGTGCCAGTCAACATAGAAGAAGCTGAAGGTAAAGAGTTTTCTGAAAGTTCTATTGTACTTTTGCAGAGTCTTTTATTGATTGTGGTACTAGACTCTCCGAGTTCACCTTCCATAGCTGTTTGCACACTTGTGGTGCTTTGTCCAAGATTTGGTTTCATGATAATTTCAGCCACTGGCATACTGATATAACTATTTTTCCTGGTACTACTTCTTAAAAGTAAACTCTGAGATCTACAAAGCTGTTTTGACTTGCTTTTCCCATTATATAACTCCTCTTGGTCTTCAACAGTCACAGTAGAAGTTCTTTTAAAACCAACACAAAGTGGCTTTTGAACACTTTCCTCTGACCGAAGATTCATTATGGATTCCTCTTTGGTCTCAGACTCTAAAAATTGTTTATTACTTTGTCCTTCTATGTTCAGAATGGATTGATGGAAGGCACTGGAGACCTCTTTACTTGAACTCCCTGGTAAATCTACAATTCCTTCTAAAGAATAGCACCTTGGTTTGACATTAGAGGATAGAACATGCATACTACTTAAACCTATTAAATTATGACAGCTTCCTCCTCTTCTGTCATTAGAACTGgctcttctgttttttaaatcaactagctgcatttttttaacacatttttcttgAAATCTGTGATCTCTTATCAGCAGTCTCTCTGTAGTATCTgattcttctttgtttttgtctttatgaagCAGACTGAGAAGCAGACACTCAGTTGATTTGAAGGAATTCAAACTGTTAAAGTGAAGGATTTTTGAAGACTGTGGATCATCTTGGATTTTACGGATCCCACTGGGTCTATCTGAAACTGTGATGTAGCCACAAACAACTACcaggaaatgaaacaaaattaagatgcaactctatgacagtgaacaaaaataaaacaaaaacaatagtgaagttaaacaaaataaagcatcACTATAGTATATATTGTTAGTATAGTACAAATAGCAGTTGCTGAATTCAGAAGCCACTTACACAGGACACATGCAACATTTAGTTACCAAGTGCAAGACTGAATAGAGGTCTTCCAATTTGTGATACCAGTAACTTTATTTCAACAATCGAATTAAATGGATTGAgtcaaatatattataaatatctggTCATAGTTGATAAGTATTAGAAATTTCTTAATTATCActgtaatataataaaatacatattggtCTTTGTCTCTGTTACCTGGcatagagctcctaaaacccttggaatttttgGAGTGATAGGAGTCTTCTGTTACTCATAATGAGCCTATTTGAGCACATCTGAGTTTATGGTAATTAGGTGACATAGAGCTGGTTTTGCTCAGAAGGGTGGAATCTTCAGCCCTAACTTGGACCTTGTTGAAGGGGTTGGAGATTTAATTCAATCACTAATGACCAATGACATTTTCATGCCTATGTAAGGAAACTTCAATTAAAGCTCTGAAACAATAAGTTCAAAGGCACTTACAGGTTGGTGAACACATGAATTACTTAGGAGGGAGGCATCCTGGACAGAGCACGGAATCTCTCTCTGCACAGTCCATACCTTACCTATGTATCTCCTTCCCTTGGCTTTTTCTGACTTGCATCCTTTACAATGAACTAGCAATCATTAAGTAAAGCACTTTCCAGAGTTCTGTGAGTCCCTGTAGTGAACTACTAAACCCTAGGGGCTTCCATGGGGACCCCTGAATTGGCAGTTAGCCAGGGGAAGAGTGAGGAAGCCTAAGAACCTCAGTTGTAGCTGGAACCTGAGTGAGGGCAGTCTTGTGGAACTCAGCCTTTAATCTGTGGAGTGGGTTAACAATGGGCAGTTTTGTCAGACTTTGTCCTAACTTGTGGGGTCTGGGCTAGCTCTGGGTAGTTAATgccaaaaataaactgaattgtAGGACAGCCAGTTGTTGTGGAGAATTGGTGTTTGAATGATATGTTTGAATTACTGGAAAACAACACAATAGCAACCAGAGCAttcctgaattttaaaataatttatagattCCTACTTTCGTATTTACCTctactttttgttcttttaaattatgGGAGACttgaaaactttaataaaatgaatttaaataataagtaaaaatctacaCATACCCAAAATGTTCACAAATAATTCATAATATTCAAAGGTAAGTAGAGGTTCAGGGAGATCTAGAAAATAATCTGCAATTGTTCTGAATACATCTCGTTCAAATCCAACATAAGTCGGATTATTCAAATCATTATTTCTTGGCCCtaagaagtaaaaggaaaaaaatgtaaaagcaaaaattttaacacatttttaaatacactTATAAAAAATCTGAAATCTGTATTTTATGAAGGAGCTGTTCATACAAACTGTCACAATTCATACATTTAAAGGGTTGTACACACCTCATtccttctcatcttttctgtagaAATCACTGTAAGCAATTACTagcatttaaagaatatttttatgccTGGAAAACTCCacataaagaaatatttgaaatattttaaaaggattaggaaagttattttaatgaaattttatcacatttcattttataaagcaaagaatATTTGGATAATGCAAATAAGTCCTGCAAATTATGTTTtgcaaatttacatttttatgaatgAATTTTGCCTCACATGAAGCATATCCTTATAaacagtatctttttttctttttttccctttttcatttttctgaagctggaaacagggagagacagtcagacagactcccgcatgcgcccgaccgggatccacccggcacgcccaccaggggcggtgctctgccccccagggggcgatgctctgcccatcctgggcgtcgccatattgcgacaagagccactctagcgcctgaggcagaggccacagagccatccccagcgcccgggccatctttgctccaatggagcctcggctgcgggaggggaagagagagacagagaggaaagctcggcggaggggtggagaagcaaatgggcgcttctcctatatgccctggccgggaatcgaacccgggtcctccgcacgctaggccgatgctctaccgctgagccaaccggccagggctataaacaGTATCTTTACATTTCAGTTTCATTAGCTTAACATTATTGAAATAACCATGCCTTCTAATTAGTGTTTTCCTCAGACATAAGATCTCATCTCATGGCATAGAAACGGAAACTCAGAGTAACTTGTTCAAGATTAAAGAGCCCTTAGACTAGAGGCAAAGCTAGAACTAAAATTTAGAGTGGTGTCAAGTCTGAGCAATATCCAGGAACTTGTGGCACcaaaacatttaaagtgtggTCCATCTATCACATAATCAGAATCATCCAATGTTGcctattaaaaatataagttcCTCTAGAAATGCTTGCTTCTGCTTTACTAATTTTAGTTTTCAAACACTGATCTGGGCACCTTTGCCAGAATAATCTTGATGGGGCATCAGAGAAATCCCTGGAAGTATATTTATCTGAGTTGCGAACCACGAGTCAAAGTATGAGAGTAAAGGGCAGTTAGGTAGGgggaaggcagaaagagaaactcaaaaatcTTAAGATGATGATCAAGATCTTTACCTCAGTTTAATAAAAGTTTTCTGTAACTTACATCATTTACTTTATTgttctttctgttattttgtgATATTGACACCCAGTGGACAACAAGGGAATATATACTTACCttgaacattaataaaataattttataaaaactagAAAAGCACCTTTGTAACAAAATATTAGAGTATAACTTTTGACGATTTAGAATCACATACATCTATAAATTTTCGaaattgattttaaaagcaaTTAGGGTTTTGTACCTGAAGGGGGGTGGAGGGTCTTAAATGATAAAAGTCAATTTATCACTTATCACTGTGAAAAAAACTTGAACAAAATGCTAAAAACTAATTTGCTAATCAGTGAGATCTTTTTTCACAAAGTCCTATTAGTATatcctatagagcagtggtccccaaccttttttgggccatggaccggtttaatgtcagaaaatactttcacggactggcctttagggtgggacagataaatgtatcacatgaccgagacaagcgtcaagagtgagtcttagacagatataacagagggaatctggtcattttttaaaaataaaacattgttcagacttaaatataaataaaacagaaataatgtaagttatttattctttctctgtggactggtaccaaatgatccacggaccagtaccggtctgtggcccgggggttggggaccattgctatAGAGTAGGAGCGTGTCATAGAACACCTGAATGTTGAAGCTGTGTGCAATGGCAAAGAGTATGAAGTAGATTTTATGAGACTTCATTTCTGATGGAAACTTTCCATTTATAAGCTGCTTTACTTACAAGTTGCTATTTTGAACTCTTTGGACTTCACTGAGGCAAATGGTGTAATTATACCTAAAAATTCTTTGAGAGCCCCTAGCCTATGATTTTATGATTTATTAGAACTGAACTATAAATGATAGGCTTGAATTATGAAATCACCACCTGTACTGAAAAGTTAAGGGCTCTATAACATACTGCACACGGAAAGAAATGTAACCAGTTCTACTAGATTTTCatttaaacatgaaaagaaattatatattttcattctatCCTGACTTTaatacactatttaaaaatattctcagttCTTGTTAAATATTAgcaatataaaacatatatatatatatagtttaacttACAATTTGCTAGGCACTTCATGGCAGATAATACCCAATGAGGAAGATCATctacacataaaaaaatattaacattgtttAGTAATTCACAATTTTTtgacagtatttttaaaacttaacgtatatataattatatatgtaaatatgcatGTTCGCATATGTGTATTACCAGTGTTAAAATTATTAGATGTTTTATAAGACAGGGCcaagacaatattttaaaatacaagtttaAAAAGTTAGAGAACTTGAGTTTGACTCTTGTCACAATATATAAAACCATCAGCTATCCCCAAAATCAAGGATTATTTTATGgtggataattaaaaaataaattaacattctTCTTTATCCACTACCATCATCGTCTCTTTATCTTCATTTCTATTCTGACTAGCTGTGCTATTTCAACATTACTGATTTGAGTGAAACCAATGATTGAAACAAAGTATATTTGAATATTAGTGGCTTTCAGTGAGACTTGCTTCAAATTTTTTAATTGCCATTCACTGATATATGCTGCATAAGATCTAGCAATTTTTTGATATAAACATAAAAACCACACATAGACTTGACTTAATAAGTGTAtagttataaaaaatagaaagcttGAATGAGAGTATATACTGTTAATTATTTTAGGTAATGAACCATGGAAATGGTCCAAAGCCAAATGCATATATAACATAACTCCTAAGTTTTGATATTTACTATTTGTTCCTACAATTAAAATCTCAAAGTCCTAGCccacccacacacaaacacaaaacaaacaagagGAAAAAACCTTAAAGTAATGCATGCTGATTAATTCCAAGGATAGCAATTGATTATAAAAAAACGacattttgagtaaatttttgcTACATTTCTTATAATCTAAGTTTTCTAATGTATCTGACTTGAATTATTTTCCTGACTTTCCTATCTtatatctgaaattaatataattatatatatatgtgtgtgtgtataaaatatcaAGTCAGTGCTGAAGACTGGTCCTGAGGGGTTGGTCTTATTTTGTGTTCCTTTTTTAGCATATTGTCTTTACCCCTTTAAATCTGTACATAACTACTCATGTAAGCTCCAGAAAGGCATGGCCATTTCCCTCTTGTTCATCACTAAATCTTTAACACAATGCCTGGTACATTATATGCATTCAATAAAATTTGGCTATTACTACATTATATGTAATCAATAGTTTTAATACATATCTTTTCTCGGATACTTAAccctgccattaaaaaaaaagaatcatgaatCCACCTTAACAGCTAATATTATCTGTgacattaacttaaaaaatattccaatgtGATTGTTAAAGCACCTGTGATAAAGTAAAAGTCTCCCTGATACTCTCTCAGTTAAACTACTCTGCTTTCCACACTGTGGTCTctgtgcaccccacccccacaacaGCTGTAATCTTCACAAGCAAGTTTTAAGCATCCAACTTCTTTTATTGATACCAACCTGATttgtcttgtagtataactaCTCCTTGTTTACTTGTATTGGTCATGTTGTACATTATATACTGAGGAATTACT
It includes:
- the DEPDC1 gene encoding DEP domain-containing protein 1A isoform X1 — its product is MENRSVPPGPYRATKLWNEVTTSFRAGMPLRKHRQHFKKYGSCFTAGEAVDWLYNLLRNNSNFGPEVTRQQTIQLLRKFLKNHIIEDIKGRWGSENLYDNSQLFRFPANSPLKILPRRHPELRKNSTENVSKDKDSIFKLRNLSHRTKKHGLQSSQENTESMNCEIINEDQENSVDNREISLKDVEEVWRYIILIYLQTILGVSSLEEVINPKQVIPQYIMYNMTNTSKQGVVILQDKSDDLPHWVLSAMKCLANWPRNNDLNNPTYVGFERDVFRTIADYFLDLPEPLLTFEYYELFVNILVVCGYITVSDRPSGIRKIQDDPQSSKILHFNSLNSFKSTECLLLSLLHKDKNKEESDTTERLLIRDHRFQEKCVKKMQLVDLKNRRASSNDRRGGSCHNLIGLSSMHVLSSNVKPRCYSLEGIVDLPGSSSKEVSSAFHQSILNIEGQSNKQFLESETKEESIMNLRSEESVQKPLCVGFKRTSTVTVEDQEELYNGKSKSKQLCRSQSLLLRSSTRKNSYISMPVAEIIMKPNLGQSTTSVQTAMEGELGESSTTINKRLCKSTIELSENSLPSASSMLTGTQSLLQPHLERAAINALQLCCLLLPPPNRRKLQLLMRMISRMSQNVDMPQLHDAMGTRSLMIHTFSRCVLCCAEEMDLDELLAARLVSFLMDHHQEILQVPSYLQTEVEKHLDYLKKGHIKNPGDGLIAPLPTYSYCKRISAQEFDEQKVSTSQDAIAELLENIIKNKSLPLKEKRKKLKQFQKEYPLIYQRRFPTMESEAALFGDKPTIKQPMLILRKPKFRSIRY
- the DEPDC1 gene encoding DEP domain-containing protein 1A isoform X2; translation: MNCEIINEDQENSVDNREISLKDVEEVWRYIILIYLQTILGVSSLEEVINPKQVIPQYIMYNMTNTSKQGVVILQDKSDDLPHWVLSAMKCLANWPRNNDLNNPTYVGFERDVFRTIADYFLDLPEPLLTFEYYELFVNILVVCGYITVSDRPSGIRKIQDDPQSSKILHFNSLNSFKSTECLLLSLLHKDKNKEESDTTERLLIRDHRFQEKCVKKMQLVDLKNRRASSNDRRGGSCHNLIGLSSMHVLSSNVKPRCYSLEGIVDLPGSSSKEVSSAFHQSILNIEGQSNKQFLESETKEESIMNLRSEESVQKPLCVGFKRTSTVTVEDQEELYNGKSKSKQLCRSQSLLLRSSTRKNSYISMPVAEIIMKPNLGQSTTSVQTAMEGELGESSTTINKRLCKSTIELSENSLPSASSMLTGTQSLLQPHLERAAINALQLCCLLLPPPNRRKLQLLMRMISRMSQNVDMPQLHDAMGTRSLMIHTFSRCVLCCAEEMDLDELLAARLVSFLMDHHQEILQVPSYLQTEVEKHLDYLKKGHIKNPGDGLIAPLPTYSYCKRISAQEFDEQKVSTSQDAIAELLENIIKNKSLPLKEKRKKLKQFQKEYPLIYQRRFPTMESEAALFGDKPTIKQPMLILRKPKFRSIRY
- the DEPDC1 gene encoding DEP domain-containing protein 1A isoform X3 encodes the protein MENRSVPPGPYRATKLWNEVTTSFRAGMPLRKHRQHFKKYGSCFTAGEAVDWLYNLLRNNSNFGPEVTRQQTIQLLRKFLKNHIIEDIKGRWGSENLYDNSQLFRFPANSPLKILPRRHPELRKNSTENVSKDKDSIFKLRNLSHRTKKHGLQSSQENTESMNCEIINEDQENSVDNREISLKDVEEVWRYIILIYLQTILGVSSLEEVINPKQVIPQYIMYNMTNTSKQGVVILQDKSDDLPHWVLSAMKCLANWPRNNDLNNPTYVGFERDVFRTIADYFLDLPEPLLTFEYYELFVNILGLLQPHLERAAINALQLCCLLLPPPNRRKLQLLMRMISRMSQNVDMPQLHDAMGTRSLMIHTFSRCVLCCAEEMDLDELLAARLVSFLMDHHQEILQVPSYLQTEVEKHLDYLKKGHIKNPGDGLIAPLPTYSYCKRISAQEFDEQKVSTSQDAIAELLENIIKNKSLPLKEKRKKLKQFQKEYPLIYQRRFPTMESEAALFGDKPTIKQPMLILRKPKFRSIRY